A window from Sphingobacterium hotanense encodes these proteins:
- a CDS encoding M90 family metallopeptidase, with translation MEYSPILVTVLIFVFGLILVYFVWRNVSNKKVVNAVIPTHDTILKVLTEDVKFFTKLNQEQQNTFVSRVEYFLQTTKISPEKGAKITDEHRVLVAASATIPLFHFNSWSYENLDEVLIYPEVFNEKYNTLDDERNILGMVGDGAMHRKMILSLPALLAGFQQNSNNNTAIHEFVHLIDKADGEVDGVPEYLIPKELINPWLREMHETISLIRRDKSDIRDYAATNQAEFLAVVSEYFFQKPKQLKEDHPELYDLLDEIYNDKKDLK, from the coding sequence ATGGAATACTCACCAATCTTAGTCACCGTACTCATCTTCGTCTTCGGACTTATCCTTGTATATTTCGTATGGCGCAATGTCAGCAACAAAAAAGTTGTTAATGCCGTCATTCCGACGCATGATACGATCTTGAAGGTGTTGACCGAGGATGTGAAGTTCTTTACGAAGCTAAATCAGGAGCAACAGAACACTTTCGTTAGTAGGGTGGAGTATTTCCTTCAAACGACTAAGATAAGCCCTGAAAAGGGCGCTAAAATCACGGATGAGCATCGTGTATTGGTTGCTGCAAGTGCCACCATACCCTTATTTCACTTCAATTCCTGGTCGTACGAGAATCTGGATGAAGTGTTGATTTATCCCGAAGTTTTCAATGAGAAATACAATACGTTAGACGATGAGCGCAATATACTCGGCATGGTCGGGGATGGCGCGATGCATCGCAAGATGATTCTTTCGCTTCCTGCATTGTTGGCGGGGTTCCAGCAGAATTCCAATAATAACACTGCGATCCATGAGTTTGTGCACCTAATTGATAAGGCAGACGGTGAGGTGGATGGTGTACCGGAATACCTCATTCCTAAGGAATTGATTAATCCCTGGTTGAGGGAGATGCACGAAACCATATCACTTATCCGTAGAGACAAATCAGATATTCGCGATTATGCGGCAACGAATCAAGCGGAGTTTCTTGCGGTGGTTTCCGAGTACTTCTTCCAGAAACCAAAGCAATTAAAAGAAGACCATCCCGAGTTGTATGATCTTCTTGATGAAATATACAACGATAAGAAAGATCTAAAGTAG
- a CDS encoding aldo/keto reductase, which translates to MSAITFGAWAAGGWMWGSTDRNDAIQAIRASYDLGVTSIDTAPIYGQGTSEEIVGEAIRGLPRDKVQLLTKFGMRWDSDQGEFAFHSKNNDGEAIEIYKYAGKDSVIYECEQSLKRLGTDYIDLYQIHWPDVTTPIDETFEAVSRLVEQGKVRYVGVCNYNAAQMAEAERTIPLVSNQIPFSMVNRAVEDEAVPYCIQHGKSVLAYSPLERGLLTGKIHAGYIFQEGDHRANLPHFQPDFIEKANILLERIKPLADDKKVSLSQLVLRWTIERAGITVALAGARNADQAIQNAKSIELKLSADELEFVSAVVDAF; encoded by the coding sequence GTGTCTGCGATCACCTTTGGTGCGTGGGCTGCAGGCGGCTGGATGTGGGGTTCAACCGACAGAAATGATGCAATCCAGGCCATTCGAGCATCCTACGACCTGGGCGTAACTTCTATTGATACCGCACCAATCTATGGACAAGGCACTTCCGAAGAGATTGTCGGCGAAGCGATAAGAGGTCTGCCGCGCGATAAGGTTCAGCTACTAACCAAATTTGGGATGCGCTGGGACTCAGACCAAGGCGAGTTCGCCTTCCACAGTAAAAACAATGATGGTGAAGCAATCGAGATCTATAAATATGCCGGCAAAGACTCGGTAATCTACGAATGCGAACAAAGTTTGAAACGACTGGGGACAGACTATATCGATTTGTATCAGATTCATTGGCCCGATGTCACGACGCCCATCGACGAAACCTTTGAAGCGGTGTCGCGATTGGTAGAGCAGGGCAAGGTGCGCTATGTTGGCGTATGCAACTACAACGCTGCGCAGATGGCAGAAGCAGAACGCACCATTCCTCTCGTGTCCAACCAAATCCCTTTCAGCATGGTAAACCGAGCTGTGGAGGATGAAGCGGTTCCTTATTGTATTCAGCACGGAAAATCGGTGTTGGCATACAGTCCTTTGGAGCGCGGGTTGCTAACGGGCAAGATCCATGCTGGCTATATCTTCCAAGAAGGCGACCACCGTGCTAATCTTCCTCATTTCCAACCTGACTTTATCGAGAAGGCGAACATCCTTTTAGAGCGAATCAAGCCCCTTGCCGATGATAAAAAGGTTAGCCTGAGTCAGCTAGTTTTACGCTGGACCATCGAACGGGCGGGCATTACAGTGGCTCTGGCGGGTGCTAGAAATGCCGACCAGGCGATACAAAATGCCAAGTCTATCGAACTGAAATTATCTGCCGATGAGCTGGAGTTTGTGAGTGCTGTAGTCGATGCTTTTTAA
- a CDS encoding nuclear transport factor 2 family protein, giving the protein MNKREEVIRNYIAAYNSFDIPRMLADFADDIQFENIQNNVTTDTLKGKDAFREQAEMAMEYFSDRKQTITSIQHLSDYSEIEIEYEATLAMDFPGSIKKGDKINLKGKSIFTFTEDNKIQKLLDIS; this is encoded by the coding sequence ATGAACAAACGAGAAGAAGTAATCCGTAATTACATCGCTGCGTATAACAGTTTTGACATCCCTCGGATGTTGGCAGACTTTGCTGATGATATTCAATTTGAGAATATACAGAATAATGTAACCACAGACACCCTGAAAGGAAAGGATGCGTTCCGCGAACAGGCGGAAATGGCAATGGAATATTTTTCTGATCGAAAGCAGACCATCACTTCGATTCAACATCTCAGCGACTACTCCGAAATTGAAATTGAATATGAAGCTACCCTGGCGATGGACTTCCCGGGCAGCATAAAAAAGGGTGATAAGATTAACTTGAAAGGCAAGTCAATCTTTACTTTCACTGAAGACAACAAGATTCAAAAACTACTGGATATCAGTTAA